A genomic region of Bosea sp. 124 contains the following coding sequences:
- the infC gene encoding translation initiation factor IF-3, producing the protein MRRPFRAAPTPTKDGPRSNRDIRGVRDVQLIDDTGANRGVVSFFEALKIAEDAGLDLVEIAPNSEPPVCKILDYGRFRFLEQKKAAEARKKQRTIEIKEIKLRPGIDKHDYDVKMKAMLGFFEEGDKVKVTLRFRGREMAHQDLGVKVLERVKADLAEMAKVESDWQLEGRQMVMVLAPR; encoded by the coding sequence ATTCGTCGTCCTTTCCGTGCTGCCCCGACCCCGACCAAAGACGGTCCGCGCTCGAACCGCGACATCCGCGGCGTCCGCGACGTCCAGCTCATTGACGATACCGGCGCCAACCGTGGCGTGGTGTCGTTCTTCGAGGCGTTGAAGATTGCCGAGGATGCCGGTCTCGATCTGGTCGAGATCGCCCCCAATTCCGAGCCGCCGGTCTGCAAGATTCTCGACTACGGACGCTTCCGCTTCCTGGAGCAGAAGAAGGCCGCCGAGGCGCGCAAGAAGCAGCGCACCATCGAGATCAAGGAGATCAAGCTGCGTCCGGGCATCGACAAGCATGACTACGACGTCAAGATGAAGGCCATGCTCGGCTTCTTCGAGGAGGGCGACAAGGTCAAGGTGACCCTGCGCTTCCGCGGCCGCGAGATGGCCCACCAGGATCTCGGCGTGAAGGTGCTCGAGCGCGTCAAGGCGGATCTGGCCGAGATGGCGAAGGTCGAGAGCGACTGGCAGCTCGAAGGCCGCCAGATGGTCATGGTTCTGGCGCCGAGATAA